Proteins from a genomic interval of Syngnathus acus chromosome 4, fSynAcu1.2, whole genome shotgun sequence:
- the osbpl9 gene encoding oxysterol-binding protein-related protein 9 isoform X10 gives MSIGGRNTEAQTEFVPSVQDFDRKLAEADAYLQILIDQLKLFDEKIKDCKEDESRRKIESLKETTCSMVESIKHCIVLLQIAKDQSNEQQHANGLISTINPVDGIYQPPLDTPVANTTMPTQTTLPTDASQVCKSDQRPSTLPVGPVVTVMGSLQTPTPNSTGSGPSGPNSGVTSPSLIPLPSHSVPDFSYSSSEDEFYDADEFYQSTTSPKHCLKRPDALSPSGPPAASSLHNEETALKRPDTTESLNSTMSNGTTEPDPFDSHDDRDDDGEGESVEEHKSVIMHLLSQVRLGMDLTKVVLPTFILERRSLLEMYADFFAHPDLFVSIAEQADPRERMVHVVKWYLSAFHAGRKGSVAKKPYNPILGEVFFCHWDLPCKTEEPSAPVTSSPAPVQDTLSDGPVPWSSPNNVSFVAEQVSHHPPISAFYAECLSKKIQFNAHIWTKSKFLGMSIGVYNIGQGCVSCLEHDEHYILNFPNGYGRSILTVPWVELGGECNISCSKSGYSANIVFHTKPFYGGKKHRITAEIFAPNDKKSFCSIEGEWNGVMFAKWPTGENTPFIDTKRMGIMKKKVRKLEDQLLYESRRLWRDVTLNLKLKDIDAATEAKHRLEEKQRLEARERKENEQQWETRLFHEDGECWVYDEPLLKRLASPRP, from the exons ATGTCTATTGGAGGGCGGAATACT GAGGCACAGACAGAATTTGTACCAAGCGTCCAAGACTTTGACAGAAAACTTGCTGAAGCTGATGCCTATCTACAGATTCTGATCGACCAGTTAAAG CTTTTTGATGAGAAGATCAAGGACTGCAAAGAGGATGAATCTCGCAGG aaaatTGAAAGTTTGAAGGAGACTACTTGT agtATGGTAGAGTCCATCAAGCACTGTATTGTTCTGCTGCAAATTGCCAAG GACCAAAGTAACGAACAGCAACACGCAAACGGACTAATA AGCACCATCAACCCCGTGGATGGGATCTACCAGCCGCCTCTGGACACTCCTGTAGCCAACACCACGATGCCAACACAGACCACTCTCCCCACAG ATGCTTCTCAGGTGTGTAAATCAGACCAGCGACCTTCAACGTTACCTGTTGGTCCTGTAGTCACTGTGATGGGCAGTTTGCAGACCCCTACACCCAACAGCACAG GGAGCGGCCCCTCAGGCCCCAACAGCGGCGTCACCTCGCCATCTCTcatccccctcccctcacacTCGGTGCCGGACTTCTCGTATTCCTCCAGCGAGGATGAGTTTTACGACGCGGACGAGTTCTACCAGAGCACCACTTCCCCCAAACACTGTTTGAA GCGTCCCGATGCCCTCAGTCCCTCAGGACCCCCGGCTGCCTCGTCCCTTCATAATGAAGAAACAGCATTGAAGAGACCAGACACAACAGAATCCCTCAACTCGACTATGTCAAACGGGACCACAGAACCAG ATCCGTTCGACAGCCACGACGACCGTGACGATGATGGGGAGGGCGAGTCGGTAGAGGAGCACAAAAGCGTCATCATGCACCTGCTCTCGCAAGTCCGTCTAGGGATGGATCTCACCAAG GTGGTCCTGCCTACCTTCATCCTAGAAAGGAGATCTTTGTTAGAAATGTATGCTGACTTCTTTGCACATCCAGACTTATTTGTCAG TATCGCCGAGCAGGCGGATCCCCGTGAGCGCATGGTTCACGTGGTCAAATGGTACCTGTCCGCTTTCCACGCGGGCAGGAAAGGctcagtggccaagaagccttACAACCCCATCCTGGGAGAGGTCTTCTTCTGTCACTGGGATCTGCCTTGCAAAACTGAGGAGCCCTCCGCCCCTGTG ACATCTTCTCCTGCTCCTGTGCAGGACACACTATCAGATGGTCCAGTTCCATGGTCTTCGCCCAACAATGTGTCTTTTGTGGCAGAGCAGGTCTCTCATCACCCACCCA TTTCTGCATTCTACGCAGAATGTTTAAGTAAGAAGATCCAGTTCAATGCTCACATCTGGACCAAGTCTAAGTTTCTTGGCATGTCCATCGGGGTTTATAATATTGGACAAG GCTGCGTTTCCTGTTTAGAACACGATGAACATTACATCCTCAACTTTCCCAACGGATACGGCAG GTCCATTTTGACCGTGCCCTGGGTTGAGCTGGGCGGCGAGTGCAACATCTCGTGCTCCAAATCAGGCTACAGCGCCAACATCGTGTTCCACACCAAACCCTTCTACGGCGGCAAGAAGCATAGAATCACGGCAGAGAtatt TGCACCGAATGATAAGAAGTCTTTCTGCTCCATTGAAGGCGAATGGAACGGAGTGATGTTTGCCAAGTGGCCCACAGGA GAGAACACACCATTCATTGACACTAAGAGAATGGGCATCATGAAGAAGAAAGTCAGGAAGCTCGAAGACCAGCTACTATATGAGTCTCGAAG ACTTTGGAGAGACGTGACCCTCAACCTGAAGCTCAAAGACATCGACGCCGCCACGGAAGCCAAACATCGGCTGGAGGAGAAGCAGAGACTGGAAGCCAGGGAGAGGAAAGAGAACGAGCAACAGTGGGAGACCAGG ctATTCCACGAGGACGGCGAGTGCTGGGTGTACGACGAGCCGCTATTAAAGAGACTAGCTTCTCCTCGACCCTGA